In Desulfovibrio litoralis DSM 11393, a genomic segment contains:
- a CDS encoding CDP-glycerol glycerophosphotransferase family protein: MENVLNNLPHNLKSVFLNYYASLKSSEPKTNIIYCFDIDLKRNLLGFIFFSETITHNIKFFDDKQQNIFVNFERTALYSFDHNIKRYAHIFWIAFTKNSIISVKNNNKSIKIICNNNVHYTIHTEYLTKIFNAPLRKKITHKLFAFIAQLSFIKNKYENTWIFSDRPDKADDNAEHLYRWVRANIPSQKIFFVIDKNSKDWQRLKKDNFNLINLYSLEYAFAFMHCNWLISSHSFGALNKTGWRMLYADIVNHQFCFLQHGIIKDYMPQIARRNIDLFVTSTVREHESLAKSESYAYCLSEKEVVLTGLPRHDILLKKTESILKEKIIFIMPTWRQYLTDENITFTAQSTEQSFKDSLFYKNWFNILTDKMFLNLLTEYGYSIYFKIHPCFQSYLSDFEFTNCSQINMVFDNQNDTQSIQDILVRSSLLITDYSSIAMDFALLKKPVIYFQFDQEEFFEHHSCKKGYFDYKKDGFGEVATVYSELNALLESYLKNDCQLKEKYKKRIESFFCFFDQNNCQRVYDSIIEFSKPINNKN, translated from the coding sequence ATGGAAAATGTACTAAATAACCTACCACATAATTTAAAATCAGTGTTTCTTAATTATTACGCTTCACTTAAATCATCAGAACCTAAAACAAATATAATATACTGTTTTGATATAGATTTAAAACGTAATTTATTAGGCTTTATCTTTTTTTCTGAAACGATAACTCACAATATAAAATTCTTTGATGATAAACAGCAAAATATCTTTGTTAACTTTGAACGTACTGCATTATACAGCTTTGATCACAACATCAAACGCTATGCACACATCTTTTGGATTGCTTTTACAAAAAACAGTATAATAAGTGTTAAAAATAACAACAAATCAATAAAAATAATATGTAATAACAACGTACATTACACTATTCACACCGAATACTTAACTAAGATATTTAACGCTCCTTTAAGAAAAAAAATCACTCACAAATTGTTTGCTTTTATAGCCCAACTCTCATTCATCAAAAACAAATATGAAAACACTTGGATTTTTTCAGACAGACCGGACAAAGCTGATGACAACGCTGAACATTTATATCGTTGGGTTAGAGCGAATATTCCATCACAAAAAATATTTTTTGTCATAGATAAAAATTCAAAAGATTGGCAACGTTTAAAAAAAGATAATTTCAATCTAATTAATTTATATAGCCTAGAATACGCTTTTGCTTTTATGCATTGTAATTGGCTTATTTCTTCTCATTCTTTTGGTGCGTTAAACAAAACCGGTTGGCGTATGCTTTACGCTGATATTGTTAACCATCAGTTTTGCTTTTTACAACATGGTATTATTAAAGATTATATGCCACAAATCGCTCGCAGAAATATTGATTTATTTGTTACGTCAACCGTTAGAGAACATGAATCTTTAGCCAAGTCTGAATCATACGCTTATTGCCTTAGCGAAAAAGAAGTTGTGTTAACAGGTCTACCAAGACATGATATTTTATTAAAAAAAACAGAATCTATACTTAAAGAAAAAATAATATTTATCATGCCTACTTGGAGACAATACCTGACTGATGAAAATATAACGTTTACGGCTCAGTCAACTGAGCAATCTTTTAAAGATAGTTTGTTTTATAAAAACTGGTTCAATATATTAACCGATAAAATGTTCTTAAATTTATTGACAGAATATGGCTATTCTATATATTTCAAAATTCACCCATGTTTTCAGAGCTATTTAAGTGATTTTGAATTTACTAATTGTTCACAAATTAATATGGTTTTTGATAATCAAAACGATACGCAAAGCATTCAAGATATTTTAGTAAGATCTTCGTTACTTATTACTGATTATTCTTCTATCGCTATGGATTTTGCCCTTTTAAAAAAGCCAGTTATCTATTTTCAATTTGATCAAGAAGAGTTTTTTGAACATCATTCTTGTAAAAAAGGTTATTTTGACTATAAAAAAGATGGGTTTGGAGAAGTAGCAACAGTGTATAGTGAATTAAATGCTCTGCTGGAATCATATTTAAAAAACGATTGTCAGCTAAAAGAAAAATATAAAAAAAGAATAGAATCATTTTTTTGTTTTTTTGATCAAAACAATTGCCAAAGAGTTTATGACAGCATTATAGAATTTTCTAAGCCAATAAATAATAAAAACTAA